The following coding sequences lie in one Rutidosis leptorrhynchoides isolate AG116_Rl617_1_P2 chromosome 6, CSIRO_AGI_Rlap_v1, whole genome shotgun sequence genomic window:
- the LOC139853895 gene encoding 26S proteasome non-ATPase regulatory subunit 4 homolog codes for MVAEETLMICIDNSMYMRVYDPYRYGLQLDCIRLYCRLKLESNPKNTIGILTMGTFDDDNLVCPTSDIDTLLYHLSFNFGLGGALNFCGGVSSSMVYFPWRDPSRRKRILLFTGGGHVDLDVDIEKMKDLGKSVKESSVAVDVINFWIEGPYKDSNMARKEFVEAVKVNENSHFINFKAKETDTAFDIISRYPKTFSLEEGVLARYKEAIDNEKGKNQGAPVHYDVYENENGMGSSWVWDIMNTIPTNEKARDSEKGEIQGGATHDVPVNARGMECGKRESRNKKAKYNEKRKNQGGGAHDDVRVKARGMEHGKHESRNKKAKDNEKGKNQRAAAAAAAAAHNHLELQNTFATLSLC; via the exons ATGGTGGCTGAG GAGACTTTGATGATTTGCATCGACAATTCTATGTATATGCGTGTTTACGATCCTTATAGATATGGGCTTCAGCTTGATTGTATTCGATTGTATTGCCGCCTTAAACTTgag TCTAATCCGAAGAATACTATAGGCATACTGACGATGGGTACTTTTGATGACGATAATCTTGTTTGTCCTACTAGTGATATTGATACACTCCTGTACCACCTTTCGT TTAACTTTGGGTTAGGCGGTGCCTTGAACTTTTGTGGAGGGGTCTCTTCTTCCATGGTTTATTTTCCGTGGCGTGACCCAAGTAGGCGGAAAAGGATACTTTTGTTTACTGGAGGCGG TCATGTAGATTTGGATGTTGATATTGAAAAAATGAAGGATCTTGGAAAGTCAGTAAAAGAAAGCAGTGTAGCTGTTGATGTTATCAACTTCTGGATAGAGGGACCGTACAAAGATTCGAATATGGCGCGTAAAGAATTTGTTGAAGCTGTTAAAGTTAATGAAAACAGCCACTTTATAAACTTTAAAGCTAAAGAGACCGATACTGCTTTTGATATCATATCCAG GTATCCAAAAACCTTCTCACTTGAAGAAGGGGTGTTAGCAAGGTATAAAGAAGCCATAGATAATGAAAAGGGGAAGAATCAAGGTGCTCCTGTGCATTATGATGtctatgaaaatgaaaatggaatgggtaGTAGTTGGGTTTGGGATATTATGAATACGATACCAACTAATGAAAAAGCCAGAGATAGTGAAAAGGGGGAGATTCAAGGTGGTGCTACGCATGATGTACCCGTTAATGCACGGGGAATGGAATGTGGTAAACGTGAATCAAGGAATAAAAAAGCCAAATATAATGAAAAGAGGAAGAATCAAGGTGGTGGTGCACATGATGATGTACGTGTTAAAGCACGGGGAATGGAACATGGTAAACATGAATCAAGGAATAAAAAAGCCAAAGATAATGAAAAGGGGAAGAATCAacgtgctgctgctgctgctgctgctgctgcacaTAACCACCTGGAACTTCAGAACACATTTGCAACATTATCACTCTGTTAA